A genomic stretch from Granulicella sibirica includes:
- a CDS encoding tyrosine-type recombinase/integrase, which yields MILSQAVEQYILHKRSLGIGFRSETVRLRAFIQAIGDCEMHLIEPAPVLRFIEGSGPLTTFWFSKYHTLKAFYRYAMARDYCASCPLPLSVPQKPEAFQPYIYTNQDIERLIDAADSRHRYRWLLEPHTVRTLLLLLYGTGLRIGEALHLTLADFDTGTGVLTIRETKFFKSRFVPVGNDLRGVLCRYIDRQWPQSLQSETTPLLGTVKGTPIMRQTAELVFKRLREQAGVSRSDGATFQPRLHDFRHTFAVVRLVTWYREGKNVQRLLPHLSIYLGHGVLRDTQRYISMTTELLQQASLCFERYARPEVPHV from the coding sequence ATGATCCTCTCTCAAGCGGTCGAACAGTACATCCTGCACAAGCGGTCGCTTGGCATAGGATTCCGCAGCGAAACCGTCCGCCTTCGCGCCTTCATCCAGGCCATAGGTGATTGCGAGATGCATCTCATAGAGCCGGCACCGGTGCTGCGCTTCATCGAAGGCAGCGGCCCGCTCACCACCTTCTGGTTCTCGAAGTACCACACGCTGAAGGCGTTTTATCGCTACGCTATGGCCCGCGATTACTGCGCGAGTTGCCCTCTCCCACTCAGCGTTCCGCAGAAGCCGGAGGCCTTTCAGCCTTATATCTACACCAACCAGGACATCGAGCGGCTGATCGATGCCGCCGATTCGCGGCATCGCTACCGCTGGCTGCTTGAACCACATACCGTACGCACACTCCTGCTGCTTCTTTACGGAACAGGCCTCAGGATCGGCGAGGCGCTTCATCTCACGCTGGCGGACTTCGATACAGGCACAGGCGTCCTTACTATTCGCGAGACCAAGTTCTTCAAGAGCCGCTTTGTCCCGGTTGGCAACGATCTTCGCGGCGTACTGTGCCGCTACATCGACCGGCAGTGGCCGCAGTCATTGCAGTCCGAGACGACTCCGCTTCTCGGAACCGTCAAGGGAACTCCCATCATGCGTCAGACTGCGGAACTTGTCTTCAAGCGGCTTCGTGAACAGGCAGGCGTTTCGCGCTCTGACGGTGCTACTTTCCAGCCGCGACTGCATGACTTCCGCCATACCTTCGCGGTTGTTCGCCTCGTCACCTGGTACCGCGAGGGCAAGAACGTCCAGCGGCTTCTGCCTCACCTGTCGATCTACCTTGGACACGGCGTGCTGCGCGACACCCAACGCTACATCTCCATGACCACCGAGCTGCTCCAGCAGGCCAGCCTCTGCTTCGAGCGTTACGCCAGGCCGGAGGTGCCTCATGTCTAA